Genomic DNA from Desulfonema ishimotonii:
GTCCGGTCCCTTTCTGACCTGAATCCGGGACAGGAGGAGCGCCTCTTCCCCCAGGGGAAAGCGGGTATTATCTTCCTCATATTTTTTCTGAAAATCGGCTTTGGAAACCACCTTTTCCTGCTCAAAGTCGAGCATGACATCGGCCATGTGGGATTTTTCCGGCTCCCTGCGCTGGTAATCCTCTTCCAGCAACTGAAGCAGCACCGGCCACAGGAGCCGGACAAAGCGCCGGGTAAAATAGAACCGGAACGCATCCCGCTCAAGGGTGTTCATGCTGAATATGATCCGGTCCTGTTCAGGACTGAACTGCATTCTGAACTGATGTATCTGCATTTTATGTACCTCTTTTCCCCCCTGCTTCCGGGTCAAAGCGGGAGCATTATCGCTGTCGGTGGCAGGCAATCTGTGCCGGTGTGTTTCTGTGTGACGGACGCGGAGCGTCCGGTCTGCATTCCCACGCAGAGCGTGGGAACGAGACTACACAAAGCCTTCCGAGGCCAGGCCGCGCCAGACCCATCGGATGGCGTCTTCCATGATGCTGGTATCATCCGTGACAATCCGGACCGCGCAGGGGGTGCCGTGGCGAATATATCCGGGCACTTCCGCCACGCTGAAAATAATGGGATAATATGCGTCCCTGGGCCGCACGCCGCCCCGGGGGGTGGTATTGGACAGAATCGGCCCGCCTGCATAGTCAAACAGCGTATCATTGGGAAATTCGCTGGCCGGAAAATCGAGCAGTTCCCGGAACTTGCCCTTCAGCACCCCGGTTTCCAGATCTCTGAAAAAGACCCTTCCCTCCCCGACCGGCTTTCCTCTCAGCTCCCGGTAGATATTCTCATAGGCATAGGCCCGGATTTCAAGGCCCCTGTCGTCGCCCACGGTCAGCAGATGCCCCTTTTTATGCACATAGGAGCCTTTTCGCAGGGTCTCGTTTATGGCCAGAACCCGGCCTGAAATGGGTGAGCGGATTTCCAGATGGGAAAGCCCCTGCCGGGTCTTTTCCGCCTCCACCGTCAGTCGCCTGCGCTCGGCAATGAGCCATTTGCGGTAGGCCCCCTGTACGCCGCCGCCCACCGTATTTTTGAGAATCGCCTCGGTCTGCTCCAAATCATAGATTACCCGCTGAAGCTCCTGTTCGGCCCGCTCGTCCTGCAACCGCAGGAGCAAATCCCCCTTCTGCACGGGCGCGCCCACTTCCGGCAGATCCGCCACCAGACGACCCTGCTCCGGGGCCTTCAGCTCGGCCACGTCCTGGAACAGAAAAAATGCGGGCAGCTTTTCAAAGGTGGGCAGCGGGGCAAACAGCAATCCGATAATCAGGGCAAAGGCCGTCCCGGACGCCAGCACCCGCCAGCGGTTTCCAAGGTATTTACGGCTTTTAAGCAGTATGAAGACTTCCATAGCCACCGGCAGGATCAGCATCATGATGATCTGCATGGCCACCAGGATCACCCCCAGCACCTTGAAGACCACATGGTAGATGGTCAGGGTGATGCTGAAAAAAATCATAAACCGGTAGATCAGCGTGAACAGCCCGAAAAAAACCAGCCCCTGCTCCCAGGGATGCTCTTCGGGCTTCGGACCCTGCCAGTCCACCAGAAGTCTGCGGCGGTAATATTTGAACATCTCCATGGACCGGGTCCGCAGGTTGCTGATGCGCAGATAGTCCATGAGAATATAGTATCCGTCAAAGCGCATGAGCGGGTTGAGGTTGACCAGGACCGTGGAGACCATGGACGCGCCCGACATGTAAAACATGATGCTTCTCAGGAGGCCGTCCGGCAGCACGGACCAGAAAAAGAGAGAAATGGCCGCCACGCAGATCTCCACCAGAATACCGGCCGCCCCGATATACATCCGCCCCTTGCGCGACGGGAGCTTCCAGGCGTCGGTCACATCCGTGTACATAATCGGCATGAACACCATAAATGCCATGCCCATGCGCCGCACATACAGGCCCTGATGTCTGGCGGCCAGGGCGTGACCGAACTCGTGCATGGTTTTGAGGACGGAGAGGCAGATCATGAAGGTGAACGCCCCTCTGGGAGTGAACAGATGGCTGACCGTATGGCTGTACAGCTCGATCTGCTGGCTGACGAAGATCAGTCCGGCAACGCCCAGAACCGCATAGAGGAACAGAAAGGGTTTGGACCAGAGGGGGCTGAGCCAGGGATAGACCGCGTTGAGCAAGCCTTCGGGCCGGAGCAGGGGGATTTTCAGAAAGAGGTAGCTTTTCAGTATTTTTTTGAGAAGCGTGGGCTGCTTGCTCTCCCGGATGGCGGCCGTGTTGATGGAGAGTTCCGGCGGCAGAATCGCCAGTTTTTCCCGCTGAAGCATTTTGAGAAAATCAAGAATATCGTCCACACTGGGGCGGAGCGATGTGGTGCGAAGCAGTTTGCCGACGACCGCTTTCAGGTCGTTTTCAGTGACCAGGCAGAGGAAAAGCTGCACGTCAACTTCGCCCAGCTCAAAATGCGCCCCCCGGACCGGGTCTTCAACCACATAGGTCGGCTTTCCGTCCATGCCAATGGCCCCCTTGTGGAGCAGCAGGTCGGGCCGAAGCCCCTTCCACGGCACTTTCATCCCCTTTTCCAGGGCTTCGACCATCCGGTCGGCTTTGGAGCGAATGGCCTGAAGGCCGCCTGTACTGACTTTTTCCGGTGTGTTCACTGTGTTGGTCCTATTGTTGTCAACCTTATTGGGATGGGGTGAGCGAAACGGTGGGCACAACGCTTTTCTGTGCCCACCATTGCCCCGTTATGCCGCGTCGGTATCGGTATTGGCAACCGGGGGGGGGACAAACGCCCGTCACCCGGAAATGAATTTCCGGGCTGAAACCCCGAAACCGGCTCTGAAGCTGTTTTAAAAATTCTTTCGGAGTGCAAAAGTTAAGCCCCGAAAGGGGCGATCTTTTGCAAAATCTGCGAAAAACCGGCCTTCGTCCTTAATTTTCGCACCCCGTTTCTGAGTCGCCGGTATTTTTAAAACAGCTTCTCAGGCCGGTTGAATCCCGCAACCCGCTTCAGCGGGTTTGAATGATTCAGCCGGGGAATTTATTCCCCGGCGCGGGGGGCACGACGCTTTTCCGTGCCTACCGGTTTCCCGTCATGCCGCGTCGGTATCGGTGTCTGCAACCGGGAACGTGGGCCGATGGGCACAGAAAGACGTGACCACCCTACTTTTTGTTCCGTTCACCCTGAATCCGAACGAGGCGTTCGATGTGGGTCAGAGAGAATGTGTGTGCGTAGATCAGGGGCAGAAAGCCGCGTTTGCGCAGGGCGAGGAAATCCTCATCCGGCATCTCACTGATCTTCTTCTCGTTGATGGCATAGCAGCCGGTGATGTTCTGGGTCACGCCGCTGACCTTGTCTTTGAGCTGCATGTTGAGGGGGGAAAACAGGTCGCGTTCGGCCAGCGCCTTGCAGAAGGCGGTGGTCACTTCACCGGAGCGGTACAGTTCGGTCAGGAAACCTTTGGCTTTTTCAATGATGGGACCGGGTTTGCCGTCTGTCACCAGGGGCTCGCCCTCATTTTCGGAGAGGAAATCACTCTCTTCATCAATGCAGATCATGAACTGATCCGAATCCGGCTGACCTTTTCCCAGGGCAAAGGGGTAACGCCGGATGATGGCCGGAATGTATGCGGAGGTCTCCCATTTTCCCTCACTGTCCACAAACAGGTTTTCATTCTGTTTCAGGCCCATGAGGGCGTAAAGCCCGTAATTTTCGCCTTCTTTGAGAAATACGACGGGGAAGCTATGGGCAGCCCGGCTCATTTCATTGGCCATGAGCGCGACAACGTGGGTGTTGGCAATGAAATTGAAGGTGTTGACCGGTTTTACTTTTTTGTTTGCGTGAGCCTGGGTGTTGAACGGCACAATTTTTTTAAACATGTCTTCTCCTGACGTGTTGGAATGTTGGTTTTATGGTGTTTTTACATGAGCTGTTTCTGACGCGCTGTGTCGCGTTACACAGATTTTGCATGGACATGAATTAAATCATTTACCGGTCCGTCCGTAGGGGCAACCCCCTGTGGTTGCCCTGTTCGTGCCCGCATTGTCGTTTTTCATGGACATCCGTGCGGGCGCGGGCAGGGCAGGCACGGGGGCCTGCCCCTACGGCAATTCCGGTAATCCGGTGGGCACAAAAAGACGTGCCCACCCTACGTCATGTTCATGCAAAATCTCTGTAAAAAATGACAACCCCCTCGTTCCCACGCTCTGCGTGGGAATGCACAACCGGACGCTCTGCGTCCCGTGGCCGTCAACGGTAGCGCCGCCTTACATGGCAGCTTTCCGCGCACAGCAAGTTTTCCGGTGGCCGCGCGCGCTATGCAGGGAATAAAAAGCCCCGAAGGGGCGAAATATTACAGCCCAAGGCGAAGCCCTGGGACAGGACACCCCGGAAAGGTTCAGCCCTGAAAGGGCGGATTATGGAAAACAACATTTTAAAATCATCTTTTAATACGCCCTTTCAGGGCTGATGAATGTTTCTTATCCTGTTCCCGGCGCGTTGCACCGGGCTGTAATATGTCGCCCCTTTGGGGCTTTTCAAAACAGGCGCTGAACAAATCCGGTGGGCACAGAAAGACGTGACCACACTCCAAAGCAGCTACAGGGGCGGAAGCGCCCCTGTAGCTGTCAGAACTGAAATATAAGGTTTCGGTTTCCCGGCGCAAGGGCAGGGAAACCGGTTTTTAATGGGCTTATCCGACCATCCGGTCCTCGGTCCAGGCA
This window encodes:
- a CDS encoding site-2 protease family protein; amino-acid sequence: MNTPEKVSTGGLQAIRSKADRMVEALEKGMKVPWKGLRPDLLLHKGAIGMDGKPTYVVEDPVRGAHFELGEVDVQLFLCLVTENDLKAVVGKLLRTTSLRPSVDDILDFLKMLQREKLAILPPELSINTAAIRESKQPTLLKKILKSYLFLKIPLLRPEGLLNAVYPWLSPLWSKPFLFLYAVLGVAGLIFVSQQIELYSHTVSHLFTPRGAFTFMICLSVLKTMHEFGHALAARHQGLYVRRMGMAFMVFMPIMYTDVTDAWKLPSRKGRMYIGAAGILVEICVAAISLFFWSVLPDGLLRSIMFYMSGASMVSTVLVNLNPLMRFDGYYILMDYLRISNLRTRSMEMFKYYRRRLLVDWQGPKPEEHPWEQGLVFFGLFTLIYRFMIFFSITLTIYHVVFKVLGVILVAMQIIMMLILPVAMEVFILLKSRKYLGNRWRVLASGTAFALIIGLLFAPLPTFEKLPAFFLFQDVAELKAPEQGRLVADLPEVGAPVQKGDLLLRLQDERAEQELQRVIYDLEQTEAILKNTVGGGVQGAYRKWLIAERRRLTVEAEKTRQGLSHLEIRSPISGRVLAINETLRKGSYVHKKGHLLTVGDDRGLEIRAYAYENIYRELRGKPVGEGRVFFRDLETGVLKGKFRELLDFPASEFPNDTLFDYAGGPILSNTTPRGGVRPRDAYYPIIFSVAEVPGYIRHGTPCAVRIVTDDTSIMEDAIRWVWRGLASEGFV
- a CDS encoding SapC family protein; protein product: MFKKIVPFNTQAHANKKVKPVNTFNFIANTHVVALMANEMSRAAHSFPVVFLKEGENYGLYALMGLKQNENLFVDSEGKWETSAYIPAIIRRYPFALGKGQPDSDQFMICIDEESDFLSENEGEPLVTDGKPGPIIEKAKGFLTELYRSGEVTTAFCKALAERDLFSPLNMQLKDKVSGVTQNITGCYAINEKKISEMPDEDFLALRKRGFLPLIYAHTFSLTHIERLVRIQGERNKK